From Fibrobacter sp. UWEL, a single genomic window includes:
- the thiS gene encoding sulfur carrier protein ThiS: protein MIKVNGIDIEADGQVFAGKSVADYLATTDYNIKCIAVEKNYEIVPKAKYAETILKDGDSLEVVCFMGGG, encoded by the coding sequence ATGATTAAAGTCAATGGCATTGACATCGAAGCAGACGGACAGGTTTTCGCAGGAAAGTCCGTGGCTGATTATCTGGCCACCACCGATTACAACATCAAGTGTATCGCGGTGGAAAAGAACTACGAAATTGTGCCTAAGGCAAAGTACGCCGAGACCATCCTTAAAGATGGGGATTCCTTGGAAGTGGTTTGCTTTATGGGTGGTGGTTAA